A single region of the Gossypium arboreum isolate Shixiya-1 chromosome 12, ASM2569848v2, whole genome shotgun sequence genome encodes:
- the LOC108477726 gene encoding uncharacterized protein LOC108477726 — protein sequence MACDSPKQAWDKLKEEFQWLDKTRQQQLINLRRDFENLRMKESETIKQYADRIMATVNNIRLLGDEFSDQRVVEKVITTLPEKYESKISSLEDSRDLLAIRLTELINALYAQEQRRANRMEEHSEGVFQAKSRESSSSSSSYKGKKPWLEKKEKGKKDAAKKKFPPCAHCKKTTHLEKYCWHRPDIQCRSCKQLGHIEKMCKNKPKAQTQHQNQAQAAEDVEALEEHVFTTSSFASSSKVSKN from the coding sequence ATGgcttgtgactctccaaagcaggCTTGGGACAAACTCAAGGAGGAGTTTCAATGGTTAGACAAGACCAGACAGCAACAACTGATAAACTTGAGAAGAGACTTCGAGAATTTAAGGATGAAGGAGTCTGAAACCATCAAGCAGTATGCTGACAGGATTATGGCCACAGTCAACAACATAAGACTGCTTGGAGATGAGTTTAGTGACCAAAGGGTGGTTGAGAAAGTTATAACAACCTTACCAGAGAAGTATGAATCAAAAATTTCTTCTTTGGAAGACTCGAGGGACCTATTAGCCATTCGCTTGACAGAGTTGATAAATGCTCTCTATGCACAAGAGCAAAGAAGAGCAAACAGAATGGAGGAGCACTCTGAGGGAGTTTTTCAAGCCAAGAGTAGAGAAAGCTCAAGTTCAAGCTCAAGTTACAAAGGTAAGAAGCCTTGGctagaaaagaaagagaaaggcAAGAAGGATGCTGCCAAAAAGAAGTTTCCACCTTGTGCTCATTGCAAGAAGACTACTCACCTTGAAAAATACTGTTGGCACAGACCAGACATTCAGTGTAGAAGTTGCAAACAGCTTGGACACATTGAAAAAATGTGTAAAAACAAGCCAAAAGCACAGACACAGCACCAGAACCAAGCTCAGGCTGCTGAGGATGTGGAAGCACTGGAAGAGCATGTCTTTACAACCTCTTCTTTTGCAAGCTCGAGCAAGGTCAGCAAAAATTGA
- the LOC108485764 gene encoding LOW QUALITY PROTEIN: uncharacterized protein LOC108485764 (The sequence of the model RefSeq protein was modified relative to this genomic sequence to represent the inferred CDS: deleted 2 bases in 1 codon; substituted 1 base at 1 genomic stop codon): MSRTRLEIQAENACVDLKSRSPXFYEFGCKITTVGDKTIEILLLSALKIRYKEILTKAYTAAYTTASKFLTLLTKEESNSQVSMSAFKKWRMGGPKLQRASVLID; this comes from the exons ATGTCCAGAACACGGCTGGAAATCCAGGCTGAAAATGCTTGTGTGGATCTTAAATCTCGATCTCCATAATTTTATGAGTTTGGATGCAAGATA ACCACT GTTGGTGATAAAACCATTGAAATCCTGCTCTTATCGGCATTAAAGATCAGATATAAGGAGATCTTAACCAAGGCATATACTGCAGCATACACAACGGCTTCCAAATTCTTGACCCTTTTAACAAAAGAAGAATCAAATT CTCAAGTTTCGATGTCGGCCTTTAAGAAGTGGCGGATGGGGGGCCCCAAGCTTCAAAGAGCTTCAGTACTAATT GACTGA
- the LOC108478876 gene encoding S-norcoclaurine synthase 1-like, giving the protein MDTKVVSRGFAGSLPVDSVQALASKNLKNIPSRYIRPEVEFVVSIGESQQIPVIDMSKLDRDDEQKKLHQACKDWGFFQLINHGIADEVIEKMKIDTQEFFKLPLEEKLAYAQLPNEIEGYGQTLVRSADQKLDWNDMLFLFPLPVPLRNMRFWPTNPPSFRETFDKYSTELQKVTIYLIKRIAKTLGTDPEMLSSFFEDGVQAIRTNYYPPCAEASKVFGASPHSDSTGLTLLLQVNEVEGLQIKKHEKWVPVKPIPGALIVNIGDIIEIMSNGEYKSIEHRVVVNQEKERLSMAAFHRPKVGTEIGPLADLVRTNKAQYKTMSLEEFLRLRLSRKVRGKHLLNQMKL; this is encoded by the exons ATGGACACAAAGGTGGTGAGCAGAGGATTTGCTGGTTCTTTACCTGTTGATAGTGTCCAAGCACTTGCATCCAAGAACCTGAAGAACATCCCATCCAGATATATCAGACCTGAGGTTGAATTTGTAGTTTCCATAGGTGAATCCCAGCAGATTCCTGTAATTGACATGAGCAAACTAGATCGTGATGATGAACAGAAAAAACTCCATCAGGCTTGCAAAGACTGGGGTTTCTTCCAG TTAATCAATCATGGGATAGCAGATGAAGTGATTGAGAAAATGAAGATTGACACTCAAGAGTTCTTTAAGTTGCCATTGGAGGAGAAGTTGGCTTATGCACAGCTACCAAATGAGATTGAAGGTTACGGTCAAACCCTGGTAAGGTCGGCAGATCAGAAGCTAGATTGGAATGACATGCTCTTTCTTTTTCCCCTGCCTGTGCCGTTAAGAAATATGAGATTCTGGCCGACCAATCCCCCTTCCTTCAG AGAAACCTTTGACAAGTACTCGACGGAGTTGCAGAAGGTTACGATTTATCTCATTAAGCGGATTGCCAAGACCTTGGGAACTGATCCTGAGATGCTTTCAAGCTTTTTCGAGGATGGAGTACAAGCTATAAGAACGAACTATTATCCACCATGTGCAGAGGCAAGCAAGGTTTTTGGTGCATCTCCACACTCTGACTCCACAGGCTTAACACTATTGCTTCAAGTGAATGAAGTTGAAGGATTACAAATCAAGAAACATGAGAAATGGGTGCCTGTTAAACCCATCCCTGGTGCATTGATCGTCAACATTGGAGACATAATAGAG ATTATGAGCAATGGAGAATACAAAAGCATAGAACATAGAGTTGTGGTGAATCAGGAGAAAGAGCGGCTGTCAATGGCAGCATTTCACAGACCGAAAGTAGGTACCGAGATTGGACCGTTGGCAGATCTTGTTCGGACAAACAAAGCACAGTACAAGACTATGTCACTTGAGGAGTTCCTGAGACTGAGGCTTAGCAGGAAAGTTCGAGGGAAACATCTGTTGAATCAAATGAAGCTCTAG